A window of Leptolyngbyaceae cyanobacterium genomic DNA:
TAATCGTTCGTTCCCCCGCAAACAATTGTAATTTTCCCGTACCATCAGCTTGCAAATGCCAAACACGGACATTGCGAAAAGTACCATGCCTTTCCATTAATTGCTGAAATTCTCTAATCGTTTGTTGCCAAATCGGAAAAGAGTCAGTTTTTTCAATCACAATCGCTAATTCTAACCAACGTTCTGGGGCAGGTTGTAATACGGGATTCCAAAGATTTTCTTGAGTATTGCGAACAGCTTGAGCAATTTTAATCGCCGTCGCTTCTTCATCCAGAACTTTATCAATCCGAGATAGCACTTTTCGTTTTAACGGACGTAGCGATCGATCCAATTCCAGTTTATTTGCCAAAGCTTCTGCTGTCGGCATCCGAAACGGTTGGGCTGGAAAAGAATCGGCATTTTCCAAACTTTTCTGGGGAGGAGAAGTATAAGCCGAAACAGGAGGTTTAGAGTCTGAAAAATTACTAACAGGTGTAGTTGAAAAAGTATTTCCAATAGGAGAAGAAGACTCGATTTGAGGAGTTTCTTCTGTTGATTCAGGTGTAGGAGTAGATGTTGGTGCAATCTTATTAATTTGTACCGCTAACCATAGGATATCTGCAATATCAGTTGCATCAAGCTCCAGTTTAGCTTGTTTTAAACAACGTGAAAATTCAGCAATACTAGCAGAGGAATCTGTACTCACATCTTACACCTGTTGTTTTAGCCCGCTTGCGAATCAATTCGCAAGCTAATAGCTCAAGTCCACTGAAGTGGACTGAAAGCTTTGATTTAAATATTTTAGTCCTCTTTAGAGGACTTTTGCTATGAGCCTGGGAATTGATTCCCAGGCGGACTGTGGGAGTGATACGAAATTTTCTAGACATTTTTAAGTATCCTCCGCACTAGTTAAATACTTAAACAGATAGCTGACCAACTCTTCCCTTTCTGTGCCTACAGGTACTCTTTCTTGCATTACTAAATAGATAGCATTCAGCAATTGATCGGTTGCCAAATCTCCTTGACGGTTCGGATCTTCCCGTTTAGCAAGAAATTCTTTAATCAGAACTTTAGCTTGTTCAGTTACTTCTTTACCCAAATGTGCAGTCACAATTTTTTCTAAAGCAGATCGATCCGGTTCTGGCATATTTAAACGCAAACAGCGGCGCAAGAAAGGCGGCGGAAAATCTCGTTCGCCGTTGCTAGTTAAAATCACGAAAGGGAAGGAAGTACAGCGAATTCTGCCTTGGGAAATTTCAAAAGTTGAATCATCTGAATAGGCAGTACTAACGGTAATTTGAGGATAATTTTGAGCAATCCGCTGAAGTTCTGGAATTAAAAACTCTCCTTCTTCAAAAATATGAAGTAAGTCGTTAGGTAAGTCAACATCGCTTTTATCAATTTCATCAATTAATAATGCTCTAGGTCGAGTTGAAGGTAATAGGGCTGTACCTAATGGCCCTAAACGGATATATTTACCAATATTCTCTAAATTGTCTTTACCTTGTTCTTGCAATCGACCGATC
This region includes:
- a CDS encoding MoxR family ATPase codes for the protein MSDWKIFRGTKEPHDDIDNLPAPPNWRKFDQKQDRGATFQARKEAIDLVNAALYLRRPLLVTGKPGTGKTSLAYAVARELKLGEVLTWSITTRTTLKDGLYSYDAIGRLQEQGKDNLENIGKYIRLGPLGTALLPSTRPRALLIDEIDKSDVDLPNDLLHIFEEGEFLIPELQRIAQNYPQITVSTAYSDDSTFEISQGRIRCTSFPFVILTSNGERDFPPPFLRRCLRLNMPEPDRSALEKIVTAHLGKEVTEQAKVLIKEFLAKREDPNRQGDLATDQLLNAIYLVMQERVPVGTEREELVSYLFKYLTSAEDT